One Desulforegula conservatrix Mb1Pa genomic window carries:
- a CDS encoding GspH/FimT family pseudopilin gives MDNYDGFSLFELLVVISIIAIMSCVAVPNFVSWRNSAIVRSSAFNIKADLERARIQAMCRKFIVRVDFFQDGYRAFHDFNNNGEMDDGEEVFEKKLEGASIDSTETRFGSRSYARFSPRGMLTSDTTAGGRILVRLGGREQAMAVSRAGRIRFI, from the coding sequence ATGGATAATTATGATGGTTTCTCTCTGTTTGAGCTTCTTGTGGTGATTTCCATAATCGCAATCATGTCATGCGTGGCTGTGCCAAATTTCGTGTCATGGCGCAATTCTGCAATAGTAAGGTCTTCGGCGTTCAATATCAAGGCAGACCTTGAACGTGCAAGAATCCAGGCAATGTGCAGGAAATTTATAGTCAGGGTTGATTTTTTTCAGGACGGATACAGGGCCTTCCATGATTTTAACAATAACGGTGAAATGGATGACGGCGAGGAAGTATTTGAAAAAAAACTTGAAGGAGCATCCATTGACTCAACCGAAACCAGATTCGGGTCAAGATCATACGCCAGATTCAGCCCAAGGGGAATGCTTACTTCTGATACAACAGCGGGCGGGAGGATACTGGTAAGACTTGGTGGTAGAGAGCAGGCAATGGCAGTAAGCAGGGCCGGAA
- a CDS encoding IscA/HesB family protein has protein sequence MIVEASTAAQDQVKEYFGGKEIMAIRVFLVSGGCAPPYIALALDNAKDTDLVFDISGFRYIADKEFLKSATPVFIDHDATGFRISSNLVLTGTGCSKCKDSGNCG, from the coding sequence ATGATTGTAGAAGCAAGTACGGCTGCCCAGGATCAGGTTAAGGAATATTTTGGCGGTAAGGAAATTATGGCGATCAGGGTTTTTCTTGTAAGTGGTGGCTGCGCTCCTCCATATATAGCTCTTGCCCTTGATAACGCAAAGGACACAGATCTTGTTTTTGATATTTCTGGATTCAGATACATTGCTGACAAGGAGTTTTTGAAATCAGCAACTCCTGTTTTTATAGATCACGATGCTACTGGGTTCAGGATTTCATCAAACCTTGTTTTAACAGGAACGGGATGCTCCAAATGCAAAGACTCTGGCAACTGCGGCTAA